CCGGAGTGATTGGGTGCGAGTATGCGTCCATGTTTCGGAATCTTAACGTCAAACTGAATCTTGTTAACACGCGTCAGCGAGTCCTGGAGTTTCTGGATGACGAAATCTGCGACGCTCTGGCTTACCACATGCGGGATACCGGCGTTCGGATTCGAAACAACGAAACGCTCGACCGGATCGAAGTATTCGAAGACCACGTGCTCGCTCACCTGAAGTCTGGCAAACAATTGAAGAGCGATGTCATTCTGTTTGCGAACGGCCGAGCCGGAAACACAGAAGACCTTGGGCTTCAGAACACAGGAATCGAACCCAACCACCGCGGTCAAATCAACGTGAATGAGCATTTTCAAACAAGCCAGCCGCATATCTATGCGGTCGGTGACGTGATTGGTCCGCCTTCACTCGCGAGTGCCGCTTATATTCAGGGCCGGTTTGCAGCTCGCCACCTTGGTAATGGTGATTCTGACCAGTTTCGAATTCAGGATATTCCCACAGGAATCTACACCAGTCCGGAAATCAGCTCTCTTGGCAAGACCGAACGCGAATTGACAGACGAGTGCGTGCCGTACGAAGTCGGCCATTCAATGTTCAAGAATCTGGCACGCGCACAGATTATGGGGCGACCCGTCGGAATGCTGAAGCTGCTTTTCCATCGTGATACCCTGGAGATTCTCGGGATCCACTGCTTCGGTGTGAACGCCAGCGAAATCATTCACATCGGTCAGGCAATCATGTCTCAGCCAGGAAGTGCGAATTCTCTCCTGTACTTCATCAACACGACGTTTAATTACCCAACGATGGCAGAAGCCTACCGTGTTGCTGCACTGAATGGCTACAATCGGGTTCATTAGATGCTGAATCACAGGACGTTGTTTCTCATGACATGCATGTGCTGAACGCGTTCAAAATGCCCCACGTATGTTTTGTCCCAATGTCCGGCTTCCGGATTCGTGCAGAAGAGCTTGCCGAGCTTGGTATGTCGATGCCCGGACTCGGTCCAAGGGCTTCTGCTGTTGGACAGCTGCCTGCTCTGGGTGTCCTGACACTGGCGGGCATGCTGCCACCAGACTGGTCCTGCTGTTATCAACCCATCGCGCAGATTAGCGATGAGGTGATTCAGCGAATTACAAAACACCAACCGGATGTTGTCGCTGTTTCCGCACTGACCGCGTCCGTCAATGATGCAATCCGGCTGAGCAGATCGCTGCGCAGTAATGGCTTGCAGACAGTTATTGGCGGATTGCACGCGACTGCTCTTCCTGACGAATTACAGACGGAATTTGATGCTGTCGTCGTTGGCTCCGGAGAAAGCGTCTGGACTCAGGTGTGCCGCGATGCCGAACACAAATGTTTGCAGCCGATATATCGAGCAACTGCTGCCGCGCAAACGCTTTGGCCGACTCCGCGTTTTGATTTGTTGCCCGAGCGACCTCATCGGTTCACACTGCAGACACAGAGAGGTTGCCCGCTGGCGTGCGAATTCTGCGCGGCCAGTCGGATGCTTGGTCGATTCAGTGAAAAGCCGCTGAGTCACATTGCTCGTGAATTGCAGTTGCTGAAGACCCTCCGGCCTCGCCCGCTCATCGAACTGGCTGATGACAACACATTCGCTGGCCGTCGTGATCAAAACGCATTGCTGGAAGTACTGAAAGAATCCGGGGCGAGGTGGTTTACGGAAGCCGACTGGCGCATTGGAGAACGTCCGGATCTTGTGAACCAGCTTGCAGCTGCAGGTTGCATGCAGATTCTGGTCGGAATCGAATCGTTGTGTTTTCGTTATCCGGGTATGGGGAATAAGCAGGCCGATCTGAATCGAATCCTGAAAGCAATTGACAATCTGCAGTCAGCGGGTGTTGCCGTGAATGGTTGCTTTGTGCTGGGAGCGGACGGGGAATCACAGGAATCCATCGACCGGCTGATTGCATTTATTGATGCGAGCCCGCTTGCAGAGGTTCAGCTCACACTGCAAACACCTTTTCCCGGCACGGATCTTTATCGACGATTAGACCATGCTGGTCGGCTGCTGAAGGCTCGCGACTGGTCGCACTACACTTTATTCGATGTCACATTTGAACCGGATCAAATGACAGTGGCTGAGCTGGAGTTGGCTTTTCTTCGGGCGGTGGAATCCGTTTTCCGCGCGGAGGCCGTACAACGTCGCCTCAGGCTTCGAGATGAAATCTGGCAGATTAATCTGAGGCACCGATTATGAATCTTTTGACACTGATTCGATTCCTGTGCTTTGATCGCAGGGCTGTTGATCAGATCGCCTCATGCCGCAGCGCCGTTTGGGTTGGCCTGGGCTTCGTTTTGCTGGCTCCTTTCGCCCGGGATTACGATGGTGTCGATCTGTTGAGCAAACCGATACATCTGTTGGTACCGGTGCTGGCGTCCCTGTTCACTGCGACTCTGATATTTGGTTACCTCTGCCTCTTCAGGCCATCTGGCAGACAGCCGTTAACCTACCGCCAGTTTCTCGCCTTCTTCTGGCTGACGGGACCCCTTGTCTGGTTGTATGCTTTTCCGGTAGAGCGCCTGTTATCCGCACGGGATGCGGCTGTCGCTAACCTCTGGCTACTGGCCGTTGTTTCAATCTGGCGTGTGTTGCTCATCAGCCGGGTCATCAGTCTTCGCAATGAAACATCATTCTTTGTTTCGATGATTCGCGTGTTGATGGTTGCAGACACGATTGTGCTTGTCGTTCTGCTGCTGACTCCCCTGCCAGTGTTCAACATCATGGGCGGAGTTCGGCTGAGTCCGCGAGACAAGTTGATTCTTGGTACCGCGATCAATGTTGGTGTCGGGGCGACGATTCTCTGGCCAATCCTCTTAATCAATAACATCTTTTCCAGCCGCGGATTCGCAAAAGTAAGCGATGGCAGTGACAGGCCAGGCGAGGCCCTGACCGGAGAAGTCGACGTTTCATCAGCCAGTCCGGACGAACTTCGTGCAGGAAACGCTGGCTGGACTTTATGGCTGTCGATTGTGCTTCTTGCCGGGTTCTCTGCTTATTTGCTTTCGATCGGACAGCCGCAGCAACAGCGTAGAACAATTGCGGAAGACCTGCTTCGTTCGAATCAGATCGAAGAAGGTTTGCAGTATATGTCGCAATTTGATCGGAGCGATTTTCCTCGCCACTGGAATCCACCTCCGGCTGTCAGCTGGCGTGAAATGACTCCGCATCCTGTTGAGGAAGCAGCCAGCGTCCTCAAAGGCGACTACAAGCCCTGGGTCCGGGAGGCGTGCCTGAACAATTTCATGGACTACTTTGGATTTGACGACTGGTCGCTGATTCAGTGGAGTCGACTTAACGATTCACAACTTCAGGCAGCGCTGGAAGTGATCGAACACGCGGCTGAACTGGATCCTGAATTTGTTGCCGCAAACAAACAGAAGTTGCTCCACCTCGAAGAGCACTCCTCTGATCCTCGCGCAAAAATCATCGCTGAGTTTATCCGGCGAACGGATCCAGAGAGCCCTTCAGAATAAAGCGATCCCGAAAGAAGATGCAGATGCCCTGTTCAGAATGACCTGCAGGCACGACGTCAGGATTTCGGCTTAACGAGTTACGGACAGTAACCGCAAACCACTGGTGGCCTCAATTGCTGATGCAGGTTCATTTGATGCAGGCGATGGATTCTGGCCGGCAGACATTCATGACAGCTTGCGAATCGTTCAATATCCCAGAGGTCCACGAAGACCCTGCCGCGATTCCAGGAGAGGCACTCGTTGAAGACTCTCTCGAGCGATCGCAGACTCGGGGACGCAAACAGACCTCCTTTCTCCAGCCGATCCAGAATGCCATTGCCTTTTCGCGTCGGGATGATCGCGCAGCACTGGACGCCACAGTCAAAAGCAAAACGAACCGATTCGATCGACTGTTCAATGCCCTGCTCTTCCGTCAAACCGGGCGGTCGCAGTAATACAAACGATCTCAGTCGTATCTGATCCCGCTGCAGCAATTCGCATGCGCGGGCAAAGTCGTCGGTTGTCATCTGTTTGTTCAGAGTGGCAAGCGTGGATTTGTTGGAAGTCTCCAGGCCCATCGCTACTTCAAGCTGCGTACCGCATAACTTCTGGAATTCACCGCACTGTTGGCTGCACAGTCTGGGATGATTTTCAACGATCACGGTCTGGAAGTGCGATACCTGAGCAGCAATTAAGGGATGGTCGGCCCGCGGAATCGCTTTTGCGTCGAAGAAGTTGCCACTGTTATAGAGTTTGATATGTTTGCAGGATGGCAATTGCTGCAAAGCAAATTCAATCTGCGCAGGGATAGCCCCAAGCGGTACCGTTTCGGTCGTGGTGTTCTTCCAGAGATCACACATCAGACATCGAAATGGGCATTCCCGGTTTGTCAGAAAGATCGTTGCAACGTCTTCTATCAGGCCGGTGGCAGTGCGTTCTTCTTCCGCGAGAAAGTGATACGGACGCCAGGGGGCAGGAATCGAGCGAGCACCCCGAGCAGCAATGATTTGCTCGTCGCTAAACTGCATCATTTCTTCCGTCTGAGCCAGCGAATAGGCAGTGTGACGATCAGCAGAACACCACAGACCAGTCCGGTGATTCCCAGGGTTCTCAGCCAGGAAAAGCCTTCGATGTTTCGTTCGGCAAGTATCAGCACTGACGAACTGACCAGCATTCCGGCAATGACCATTCCGACTGCGATGGTGCCACTGGCGTGCTCGATTGTATTGTCGTTGAGCCGATCGAGCCCCTGGTGTTTCAGATTTACACTGAATTCGCGCCGTCGGACCTGATCGAGCACATCGCGAAGTTCGTCCGGCAGATCCTCCAGCAGAGAAAGGTACCTGAGGGCTCCGGTCTGAATACGTTCTTTGGCTGCCTTGAAGCCATAACGTTCGCGGATCAGTTTTTCGATTTGTGGACGAACATGGGCGATCAGATCGAACCTTGGATCAATCGCCTGTCCGACGCCCTGAATTGTAGACAGCGCTTTAATCAGAAATACTAAATCCGCAGGGCACCGAATGTTGTATCGTCGAAGCAGCTCGAAGAATTCATCCAGCAGTGCGGCCATGTCCAGCGATTCGATGGTGGCCCCCTCGAAACGTGCGACAAAACTCCACGCATCCCGGCGGAACGACCGATCGAACTTGAGAGTTGAATCGGCATCAGATAACTGCATCGTTACTTCGATGACACTGTCCAGATCTGCAGCGACAACAGACATGACCAGCATTGCCAGTTGCTGCATTGTGTGTTTATCGATGCGCCCCGTCATTCCGCAGTCGATGAAGCAGATCGCGCCGTCCGGCTGAACAATAATATTGCCCGGGTGTGGGTCAGCATGAAAGAATCCATGCTCCAGACACTGACGAAAGACAGCCTCTGAGCCTTCGGAAACAATGCGACGACGTTCTTCCGGCGAGAGTGACTCCGGATCCAGATGGGACAGCAGCGTGCCTTCAATGCGTTCCAGAGTCAGCACGCGTCGAGTCGTCTGATCCCAGTAGACTTTGGGAAATCGGATCCGATCGTTGTCACCAAAGTTCCGTCGGAAGCGATCCGTCGCTCGGCCTTCGTGAATCAGATCCACTTCGCGAGCGAGTTCCTGCTGAAACTCACGCACGGTTTCTGTGGGGCTATAACCCTGCTCACTGAAGTATTTCTCGGTGAGTCGAGCCAGCTCCATCAGGATGTCCATGTCCGATTCGATCACGTCATCCACTCCTGGACGAGCGATCTTCAGGACAACCGGGGTGCCATCGGCGAGGATGGCTCCGTGTACCTGGGCGATGGAGGCGGCAGCAATTGGTTCTTCGTCGATAGACTGGAACAGAATGCCCAGACGCTCCCCGAATTCTTCCTCCAGACGTTTCTGAATGTCTTTGTAGGAAACTCGCTGACAGTTCGCCTGCAGCTTTCGAAGTTCTGAAGCAAGTTCGGGTGGAACAAGGTCTGGTCGAGTACTGAGGACTTGTCCAAGCTTGATAAACGTTGCACCAAGTTCTTCAAGCACTTCACGGATACGAACAGTGAAAGGTGTGGATGCGGCGCGATCTTCCGGCTTGGAACGGAGCAGGATCTCCTGCCCCCGTTCAATCATCCGTTCGATTCCGGTTTCGGACAGCACCTGCAGAAAACCGTGCTTGGCCAGAACGGCCAGTACTTCGGCCGCGCGTTTTGTGTTTCGAATGCGCCGCCGGATTCCAATTGGGTCGGGCACGACTATTCCGCTCGCTCTGCGTTCGTTTCTCCGGAAGCATTCTGCGCTGGTGCGTTATTTCCTGCTCGCTCCGGGTCCAGCAGATCGGCTGCTCCGGCCAGCATCCCACTCATCGCATTCAACAAGGCCCCTGCCGCTAACCGACCGCCTTTGACTGCGGTTGTCGTGGCTTCGGACGCCAACTGAACCGGAGCATCTCGAAGCGCCTCAACTGTTGAGGAGACTGTCGGCTTGACGGCGTCGACTGCGCGTTCTGCGTGTGCGCGAAGTTCGGCGGTAGCTGTTCTGGATTCGAACGTTGCTCGTTCGGCGGCGTACCGAAGGGTTTCCGTCAGCATCTCACCGGCTGTTTTCAGATTCTGCTTTGCAAAATCCAGATCCTCACCGGCAAATCTTTCTCCGCGAGCACGGGCTTCCTCGACCGCATAACCTGCAGACTGGGCCACTGTCTGGACGCCGGATGTGACTCCTTCGATGACTTTCCGCAGGACGCTTTCTGCAGAATCGGGGGCAGATCTCTGGACCACGTCTTCCGCTGTCTTCAGCATCTCAGTGACAGAGGACCTGGCGGCTTCGATGGGGCCGGATTGTTGCTGGAGCAAGTTGACGACCAGGGCCTGAACGTTTTGAGCGACGTCTTTTCCCGATTCGATGACTTCACGAATGCTGTCGGAAATCGAACCCGCTGCGCCGGTCGGATCCGGAGCTGCTGACTGACTTGCCTGCGCCTGTGTTGAGTTTGCCTGTGTTGAGTTTGCCTGTGTTGAGTTTGTCTGAGTGGAGTCTGGCTGATTTGAATGAGACGGGTCGGTCATGGGGATTCGTCCTGACTTTGCAAGCGGATGATTTTCGGCTGTCGCAACCCGCAGATCGGGACCTGGTTTCCTGAGCGACAGAAAACGAACGGCTGAAACATCATACCGAAGTCTCAGCCGTCGAAGAAACGAAATCAAATTGTGGTCTGGATCAATTGCTTTTCAGTTTTGTTTCCGGAACGGTCCGAAAAATTCATGGGCCGTGTTCGGTCAAACAGAATTCCGGCGGCGGGCTGACTCCAGTGATCAGAAGCTCCTTCCGTCATTCCTCAACAGCAACTCCTGGATGGATGCTGACGACACCGGAAGTTGTTCAGTCATCGCGTCGGCCCCCCAGCAGGCCTGCCCGCATCATGAAGTAAAGCAACGTCAGGATGCTGGATGCTGCGGCGGCGACATAGGTCAACGCAGCGGCGTTCAAAACGCGATTGACGCCGATTTGCTCATCCGCATCAAGAATACCGGCTTCCACAACTAGCC
This genomic interval from Planctomycetaceae bacterium contains the following:
- the sthA gene encoding Si-specific NAD(P)(+) transhydrogenase gives rise to the protein MQAPIEKHYDVVVIGTGPGGEGASMEATKQGKRVAAVERMESIGGNCTHLGTIPSKSLRAAIYRVMEVSSSSHFKQLGINIDVGFRDLRRSAQTVIDKQVSMRQSFYDRNEVDVIQGQARFLDANRIQVDHADGSISVLHAKSFVIATGSRPYRPDGVDFSHPRVFDSDTVLDLPETPKSMTIYGAGVIGCEYASMFRNLNVKLNLVNTRQRVLEFLDDEICDALAYHMRDTGVRIRNNETLDRIEVFEDHVLAHLKSGKQLKSDVILFANGRAGNTEDLGLQNTGIEPNHRGQINVNEHFQTSQPHIYAVGDVIGPPSLASAAYIQGRFAARHLGNGDSDQFRIQDIPTGIYTSPEISSLGKTERELTDECVPYEVGHSMFKNLARAQIMGRPVGMLKLLFHRDTLEILGIHCFGVNASEIIHIGQAIMSQPGSANSLLYFINTTFNYPTMAEAYRVAALNGYNRVH
- a CDS encoding cobalamin-dependent protein (Presence of a B(12) (cobalamin)-binding domain implies dependence on cobalamin itself, in one of its several forms, or in some unusual lineages, dependence on a cobalamin-like analog.), with the protein product MPHVCFVPMSGFRIRAEELAELGMSMPGLGPRASAVGQLPALGVLTLAGMLPPDWSCCYQPIAQISDEVIQRITKHQPDVVAVSALTASVNDAIRLSRSLRSNGLQTVIGGLHATALPDELQTEFDAVVVGSGESVWTQVCRDAEHKCLQPIYRATAAAQTLWPTPRFDLLPERPHRFTLQTQRGCPLACEFCAASRMLGRFSEKPLSHIARELQLLKTLRPRPLIELADDNTFAGRRDQNALLEVLKESGARWFTEADWRIGERPDLVNQLAAAGCMQILVGIESLCFRYPGMGNKQADLNRILKAIDNLQSAGVAVNGCFVLGADGESQESIDRLIAFIDASPLAEVQLTLQTPFPGTDLYRRLDHAGRLLKARDWSHYTLFDVTFEPDQMTVAELELAFLRAVESVFRAEAVQRRLRLRDEIWQINLRHRL
- a CDS encoding radical SAM protein, giving the protein MQFSDEQIIAARGARSIPAPWRPYHFLAEEERTATGLIEDVATIFLTNRECPFRCLMCDLWKNTTTETVPLGAIPAQIEFALQQLPSCKHIKLYNSGNFFDAKAIPRADHPLIAAQVSHFQTVIVENHPRLCSQQCGEFQKLCGTQLEVAMGLETSNKSTLATLNKQMTTDDFARACELLQRDQIRLRSFVLLRPPGLTEEQGIEQSIESVRFAFDCGVQCCAIIPTRKGNGILDRLEKGGLFASPSLRSLERVFNECLSWNRGRVFVDLWDIERFASCHECLPARIHRLHQMNLHQQLRPPVVCGYCP
- a CDS encoding AarF/ABC1/UbiB kinase family protein codes for the protein MPDPIGIRRRIRNTKRAAEVLAVLAKHGFLQVLSETGIERMIERGQEILLRSKPEDRAASTPFTVRIREVLEELGATFIKLGQVLSTRPDLVPPELASELRKLQANCQRVSYKDIQKRLEEEFGERLGILFQSIDEEPIAAASIAQVHGAILADGTPVVLKIARPGVDDVIESDMDILMELARLTEKYFSEQGYSPTETVREFQQELAREVDLIHEGRATDRFRRNFGDNDRIRFPKVYWDQTTRRVLTLERIEGTLLSHLDPESLSPEERRRIVSEGSEAVFRQCLEHGFFHADPHPGNIIVQPDGAICFIDCGMTGRIDKHTMQQLAMLVMSVVAADLDSVIEVTMQLSDADSTLKFDRSFRRDAWSFVARFEGATIESLDMAALLDEFFELLRRYNIRCPADLVFLIKALSTIQGVGQAIDPRFDLIAHVRPQIEKLIRERYGFKAAKERIQTGALRYLSLLEDLPDELRDVLDQVRRREFSVNLKHQGLDRLNDNTIEHASGTIAVGMVIAGMLVSSSVLILAERNIEGFSWLRTLGITGLVCGVLLIVTLPIRWLRRKK
- a CDS encoding DUF6781 family protein encodes the protein MTDPSHSNQPDSTQTNSTQANSTQANSTQAQASQSAAPDPTGAAGSISDSIREVIESGKDVAQNVQALVVNLLQQQSGPIEAARSSVTEMLKTAEDVVQRSAPDSAESVLRKVIEGVTSGVQTVAQSAGYAVEEARARGERFAGEDLDFAKQNLKTAGEMLTETLRYAAERATFESRTATAELRAHAERAVDAVKPTVSSTVEALRDAPVQLASEATTTAVKGGRLAAGALLNAMSGMLAGAADLLDPERAGNNAPAQNASGETNAERAE